In Lotus japonicus ecotype B-129 chromosome 5, LjGifu_v1.2, one genomic interval encodes:
- the LOC130716958 gene encoding uncharacterized protein LOC130716958 translates to MDTKRFIQLVEEKKKKIMERKEAPLKWEQKLEAAAKAKADAEARERKLKAAKHKKRADSDSESDYDSDDESKRTSRRSHRKHKKRSHYDSDHEKRKEKLSKRKTKKWSSESSDFSGDESESRSEEERRRKRKQKKKLRDQVSRSDSSDSDSSADEVSKRKRQHKRHRVTKSSGSDFSSDEENSPVRKRSHGKHHKRHRHSESSESDLSSDDIHHKKSHRKHHKHHSRSRNAELRSSDSDYHSHGRRSRSLGKSSDENSQEESKRHKKSGHHHDHCHHHHHCNKHRHHLDEERDHSPQLSLKSNGKHLEQLATTVSDNKDGGFHESRAMPDNIDG, encoded by the coding sequence ATGGACACCAAGCGGTTCATCCAGCTTGTtgaggaaaagaagaagaaaatcatGGAGAGAAAGGAAGCTCCTTTGAAGTGGGAGCAGAAGCTGGAAGCTGCTGCTAAGGCAAAGGCTGATGCTGAAGCTAGAGAGAGGAAGTTGAAGGCTGCAAAGCATAAAAAAAGAGCAGACTCTGATAGTGAAAGCGATTATGACAGTGATGATGAGAGTAAAAGGACTAGCAGAAGATCTCATAGGAAGCACAAGAAGCGTTCTCACTATGACTCTGACcatgagaagagaaaagaaaaactttcCAAGCGGAAAACAAAGAAatggtcttcagagtctagTGATTTTAGTGGCGATGAATCTGAGAGCAGATctgaggaggagaggagaagaaagaGGAAGCAAAAGAAGAAGCTAAGAGATCAAGTATCAAGATCAGATTCCAGCGATTCTGATTCTTCTGCTGATGAAGTAAGCAAGAGGAAAAGGCAGCACAAACGACACCGTGTGACAAAATCTAGTGGGTCAGACTTCTCTAGTGATGAAGAAAATAGTCCAGTTCGGAAGAGAAGTCATGGAAAGCATCACAAACGCCACCGACACTCGGAGTCTAGTGAATCTGACTTGTCAAGTGATGATATTCACCATAAGAAAAGCCACAGAAAGCACCATAAACATCATAGCCGATCACGTAATGCTGAGTTGAGGTCATCTGATTCGGATTATCACAGTCATGGTCGAAGGAGCAGATCGTTAGGGAAGTCCTCAGATGAAAAttcccaagaagaaagcaaaagaCATAAGAAGTCTGGCCATCATCACGATCATtgtcaccaccatcatcattgCAACAAACATCGACACCACTTGGATGAGGAGAGAGATCACTCACCCCAGCTCTCGCTCAAATCCAATGGGAAGCATTTGGAGCAGTTAGCCACAACTGTATCTGACAATAAAGATGGTGGTTTTCATGAAAGTCGAGCTATGCCTGATAACATTGATGGTTAA
- the LOC130716959 gene encoding fruit protein pKIWI502: MSLSLSPLTLHPHAHVSPSPFPMSLLRRLNLNLSNHHRRRIATVAAAVRQDTTVWTPAPLSEIEPAAESLFHVSIDVSDAQDLVESHTRAGQYLQLRVPDAPKPSFLAIASPPKLASARGVFEFLVKSVAGSTAEALCALKRGDVVELSQVMGNGFDLAQIDPPEKFGTVIVFATGSGISPIRSLIESGFSADKRSDVRVYYGARNLQRMAYQDKFKQWESSGVKIVPVLSQPEDSWTGESGYVQAAFTRAKEISNPLSTGAVLCGQKQMTEEVTSILVADGVSAEKILKNF; the protein is encoded by the exons ATGTCACTCTCACTTTCACCTCTTACCCTCCACCCCCATGCGCACGTTAGCCCCTCCCCGTTTCCCATGTCCCTCCTACGCCGCCTCAACCTAAACCTTTCtaaccaccaccgccgccgcatCGCCACCGTCGCCGCTGCCGTTCGCCAGGACACCACTGTCTGGACTCCGGCACCTCTCTCCGAGATCGAGCCCGCCGCTGAGTCCCTCTTCCACGTGTCCATCGACGTTTCCGACGCGCAAGACCTGGTCGAGTCCCACACCCGCGCTGGGCAGTACCTCCAGCTCCGCGTCCCTGACGCACCTAAGCCGTCGTTTCTGGCAATCGCGTCGCCGCCGAAGCTCGCTTCGGCTCGTGGCGTGTTTGAGTTTCTCGTGAAGAGCGTGGCCGGGTCCACCGCCGAAGCCTTGTGCGCGTTGAAGAGAGGGGATGTGGTTGAGCTCAGCCAGGTCATGGGGAACGGGTTTGATCTTGCTCAGATCGACCCGCCGGAGAAATTTGGAACCGTTATCGTTTTTGCCACTGGATCTGGAATTAG TCCAATTCGGTCGCTTATTGAGTCAGGATTTAGTGCTGACAAGCGATCTGATGTGAGAGTATATTATGGGGCCAGAAACCTTCAGAGAATGGCTTATCAG GACAAATTTAAACAATGGGAATCTTCTGGCGTGAAGATCGTGCCTGTATTGTCTCAACCAGAGGATAGTTGGACTGGAGAAAGTGGCTATGTACAG GCTGCATTTACAAGAGCAAAGGAAATATCTAATCCTTTGTCAACTGGTGCTGTACTTTGTGGGCAGAAACAGATGACTGAG GAAGTTACATCTATTCTTGTTGCTGATGGAGTATCAGCTGAGAAGATATTGAAGAACTTCTGA